In the Bacillus amyloliquefaciens DSM 7 = ATCC 23350 genome, ATGAATTTGTACAAAGTTTTTGCAAGGGCTTTCAAGAGTGTGTCTGAACACAGCATCCGCGACAGTAAAGAACACGGTTTTAATCCGACTGAATTTGCCGTTTTGGAGCTGCTGTATACGAGAGGTCCGCAAAAGCTTCAGCAAATCGGCTCGCGTCTTTTGCTTGTCAGCGGAAATGTCACCTATGTCATCGACAAGCTCGAAAGAAACGGGTTTTTGGTCAGAGAACAAGACCCGAAGGACAAACGTTCTGTTTACGCCCATTTAACTGATAAAGGAAACGAGTATTTGGACAAAATTTATCCGATTCATTCATTGAGAATTGCGAGAGCGTTTTCAGGACTTATGCCTGATGAACAGGAACAGCTGATAGCCTTACTGAAAAAAGCGGGAATTCACAGCCAGCATTTGCTTTTCCGTTAAAAGAAAGCGGATACAACACTCTTCTTCAGGGAGAGTGTTTTTTTCTGTCCCGACGGTAGAGCCTGAAGCCGTTTTTGCATATGCTGATACAGGGCGGCATCATTATTTACCAATCATAATGTGATATGCCCCATGCCAAAATATGAAGGTGCTTTGAATATAAAGAAGGTGAACGTGTGAGAAGCTGTCTGCTGACTATATGGTACTTACTTGATCCGCTTTATTTTTTCTTTACCCGGCTGACGCTGATTGATAAACGGCAATCAAATGTATTCCGCGTCCGTTTGACAAGATATAAAGGAAAAGAAGTCGTCCTGAGCGACGGAACGAGAATTAAAAAAAATGACGTGTTAGTGAAGATTCATCTCCATAATGTCAAACTCCTGAAAGAGCTGCAGCCTATTGAAAGCGCGGTCAGAAGGGGGATTATGCTATATCAGAAAGTTTATCAATCCATGCCTCATTTAGCGGATTATATTAACCAGCATAAACGGAAAGACGAGATAAAAGGCGTCGTCGGCATTACAATGCTTCATAAAGGGGCGGCAAGACTCGGGTTTGATGTGATAACGCCGTCCAGCGGCTGCTACAGGCTGTTTAAGAAAGCTGCCCATATCCCGATTTTATATTTTACTGCGAAGCAGCTCACCCTCAAAAACATTCCTTATTCCTGTTATTTATTCATTTCCAAAGAAAAACTGATGTGCACGTATCAGACGGAAAAGAGCTGACGAAAAGCGTCAGCTCTTTCTCTTGATTTGCTCAAGCACGATTGAAAGCGGGCCGTCCTGCGGATTGCGGTAAAACTCATAAAACGGATCTCCCTCTGTTCTGACGCGATTCACGACTGTATCAATCGTATAATCATCAGGTGTTAAAGAGGAATTGACTTCGTTCCAATAAAGGGGGGCGGCAACCGTTCCCAATTCGTTGCCCCGGGTCGAATAGGGGGCGATAATCGTTTTTCCTTCAGCATGCTGCAAATAATCAAGGTAGAGCCTGCCGTTTCGGTTTTTGATAAACCGCTCTGTCGTAAATAGATCCGGGCGCGTCCGGACGCAATAATCAGCAATGAGCATTGTGAACGCGCGGGTCTCTTCGTAGGTGAATGCTTCCGGTGAAAGCGGGATGTAGAGCTGAATGCCTTTATTTCCGGAAAGCTTCGGAAATGATGTAATGCTGAATGAGTCAAACAGCTCTTTCAGCACATGCGCCGCCTCCACAGCCATAGGGAAATCATTCCTTGACGGCGGATCAAGGTCAATGACGATTTCTGCGGGCCTTTTAGAATGGACTGTCTGAAAAGGAACGTGAAATTCCAGCGCCAGCTGATTGGCCAGCCATAAAAGAGACGGTATGCTGTTGCACACGATGTGCTCATGGCTTCCGTCAAACACGCTTGAGACAAAGTCCGGCGTGTAGTCCGGCTTGTTTTTTTGAAAAAAAGACTCGCCCGGCGCCCCGTGTGGATATCGGATTACTGTGACAGCCCGGTCTTTAAGAAAGGGCAAAA is a window encoding:
- a CDS encoding YkoP family protein; translated protein: MRSCLLTIWYLLDPLYFFFTRLTLIDKRQSNVFRVRLTRYKGKEVVLSDGTRIKKNDVLVKIHLHNVKLLKELQPIESAVRRGIMLYQKVYQSMPHLADYINQHKRKDEIKGVVGITMLHKGAARLGFDVITPSSGCYRLFKKAAHIPILYFTAKQLTLKNIPYSCYLFISKEKLMCTYQTEKS
- a CDS encoding MarR family winged helix-turn-helix transcriptional regulator, with translation MMRLSFNEEEVMRAMNLYKVFARAFKSVSEHSIRDSKEHGFNPTEFAVLELLYTRGPQKLQQIGSRLLLVSGNVTYVIDKLERNGFLVREQDPKDKRSVYAHLTDKGNEYLDKIYPIHSLRIARAFSGLMPDEQEQLIALLKKAGIHSQHLLFR